The genome window ACCTGGCAGTGCTTTGAGCTCCAGCCGAGTATGTGACCCACACAAAGCACTGGGTTGTAACATTGTGCCTCAGACAGCCTTATGGGATGAGGAGTCTTTCAGTCTAGGCCTGGAACTGTAATCTATACTACTTGATATCTTCTGGGCTTTTCTCTTGTAGTTAGCCTACCATGGCAGACCAGAGACAgcgctctctctctacctctggggAATCATTGTACCATGTTCTCGGGCTGGACAAGAATGCAACCTCAGACGACATTAAGAAGTCCTATCGGTAAGAGGGCATGGCCAGCATGCTGGGGTCTGTGCTGCCACCTGCCTGCTTCCCAGCCATGGCTTGCAGGGGTGCAAGATGTGCTTTTGTGGCAAGAACTTGTCACATAAATGTTTTCTTAGTCACAGTTAAGTGACACTCTGCACATTACCCCAGGGGAGCAACCTGCACCTGTGAGCAGGTGGCCTGTCAGAATGTTGAGTGAGACAGATGTTACCATTAACACAGGCACCGAAGTAGCCCTCCCTGGTGTTCCAGCATTGTGCACTGACTAGACACATCTTACAAAGCCCTACTTGTCAGTCACTTAATTTGGCAAGTGTGCAGTTCACCTGCTAGGACACTAGAGGGCAAAAATGGGCTTTGCCTTTCACCACTAACCAGTAGTACCTGAGGCGATTCCTTGCAGGCCAGCTGCTGCCTGTCCATTCTCACCTGGGGACATAACTCTGGATATGGCAGGGCAGGCTAGGCTCCCCGGCAGGGTCCACAGTGATTTCACTGGACACTAAAGTTCTTGAATTCTCTGGCAAGCCAGACctcagcacccccccccaaccccggtGGGTGTGTGACGAAGATGACTTTTGGTGTGCAGGAAACTTGCTTTGAAGTACCACCCGGACAAGAACCCCGACAACCCGGAAGCTGCAGACAAATTCAAGGAGATCAACAACGCCCACGCCATCCTCACAGACGCCACAAAAAGAAACATCTACGACAAGTACGGCTCGCTGGGGCTATACGTGGCCGAGCAGTTTGGGGAGGAGAACGTCAACACCTACTTTGTGCTCTCCAGCTGGTGGGCCAAGGTGAGGGGTgcacagcccacctgccctgcggCAGGAACTCCAGATCCCCGGAACCTTTGCATTTGCTCCAGATACTCGTTTTCTGGGCTTTGGTGTTCTTTCTCCTCACTCTCTGTGCCTGTGGGTTCAATCACCTGCTGTTTATTGCTGGCTTGAATATAACCAGCCTGCACATGCACAGAGCAAGACCTGACAAGCCAGCTAATTCACTTAAGGTCTAAGAGAAGTAGGGATAAGAACTCTGTCAtgaggggtcaggaggtagcacagcaagttaaatacacaaggaccagcataagtatc of Erinaceus europaeus chromosome 14, mEriEur2.1, whole genome shotgun sequence contains these proteins:
- the DNAJC5 gene encoding dnaJ homolog subfamily C member 5, whose amino-acid sequence is MADQRQRSLSTSGESLYHVLGLDKNATSDDIKKSYRKLALKYHPDKNPDNPEAADKFKEINNAHAILTDATKRNIYDKYGSLGLYVAEQFGEENVNTYFVLSSWWAKALFVFCGLLTCCYCCCCLCCCFNCCCGKCKPKAPEGEETEFYVSPEDLEAQLQSDEREATDTPIVIQPASATETTQLTADSHPSYHTDGFN